One window from the genome of Lacerta agilis isolate rLacAgi1 chromosome 18, rLacAgi1.pri, whole genome shotgun sequence encodes:
- the LOC117039510 gene encoding complement factor D-like: protein MASLQLNGKHLCGGFLIADQWVLSAAHCLEDAGNGTFEVLLGARSLSLPEPHKRLYGVRQLVAHPGSHRDTNHDDLLLVQLEEAASLNPDVQVLAFQRQGSGDVPEGTLCEVAGWGITRNTGKRPDALQHVELAVIGRAKCNQRVHHDGEVTEKMMCADSRKKDSCKGDSGGPLVCNGVAEAVVSTGSRVCGNWKKPGIYTRTAPYAEWIDGVLANATSRSLAAV, encoded by the exons ATGGCCTCCCTCCAACTGAACGGGAAGCACCTCTGTGGGGGCTTCCTCATCGCCGACCAATGGGTCCTGAGTGCCGCCCACTGCCTGGAGGACGC GGGCAACGGGACTTTTGAGGTCCTCTTAGGGgcacgatctctctctctccccgagCCCCACAAGCGCCTGTACGGGGTCCGCCAGCTGGTCGCTCACCCCGGGAGCCACCGAGACACCAACCACGACGACCTCTTGCTCGTACAG CTGGAAGAGGCGGCCTCCCTGAACCCGGACGTGCAGGTGCTGGCTTTCCAACGGCAGGGGAGCGGGGACGTCCCCGAAGGTACCCTCTGTGAGGTGGCCGGCTGGGGAATCACCCGCAACACGGGAAAGCGTCCGGACGCGTTGCAGCACGTGGAGCTGGCGGTCATCGGCCGCGCCAAATGCAACCAGCGGGTTCATCACGACGGGGAGGTGACGGAGAAAATGATGTGCGCCGACTCCAGGAAAAAAGACTCCTGCAAG GGTGATTCGGGGGGACCCCTCGTCTGCAACGGCGTCGCCGAAGCCGTCGTGTCTACCGGCTCGCGAGTTTGCGGAAACTGGAAGAAGCCTGGGATCTACACCCGAACCGCTCCCTACGCCGAATGGATCGACGGAGTCTTGGCCAACGCAACCAGCAGATCCCTTGCGGCCGTTTAA